DNA sequence from the Chitinophaga flava genome:
CAAACTCAACAGATCCATTACGAAATGTTCCGTAACCAATTCCGCTTTCGGGGTCCAGCACTTCTGTCAGTGGTATTTCCTGCTCTTCATAACGGTTGGCAAAATCCTTTCTGAATGTATCCAGGAATACATTGCCGGCCATACCCAATGCAGCATACAACAATGCGGTATCCCGGCAAAGGTCCTGTACCAGTGACGAATGCAGGCGATTGGACACTGATTGATGATAAAGGTCAATCTGTACCAGATCCTTTTCTGATGATCCAGGGATAAATACTGATAACAATGTCTGTATTTCCTTATACTTATCGACGCCTCTTTTTTCACCTTCCAGCAAACTATTCACCTTTTTCAACTGAGCAACAATTGTTGTAGTGTCATTTAACCGCTCCAGCTTTTCGATCAGCACATGGAAGAAGAAGTCACCCGTAACAGCGGGTTCCAGTTCACTCACCAGCAATTGGCTCTCCAACAAAGATTCCACAAACTCTTCCGCTTCCTCACTGGAAATATCATCTGTCTGAAGCTTATTTGCTATTGCATCCAATGTTGCACCGTCACGGCAGGTATCCATTACCAATTGCAGGTATTCAGCATATTGAACCGAGGATATACGAAATGTCCTGTATTTATCAACCGTTTTATACTCAATATATCGCAGCTGATCTCCCATTTTGTAAATACTATTGTTGGGGTAATATTTAATCTGCCTTTTCACCTCCGGGAGAGCAGCAATCACAGCAGCCAGTTCAGATACATAATTCATATCTAACCGGGCATTCATCCTGTAACTCCCTTCTTCCAGCTTCAAGTCTGATTTATCACTTACCTCACCGGTGCTGCACCCCGCAAAGAGTCCATAGGGCGTGCTTCTGGTGCACATCCTGCAATAATACTTGTATAAAGAATTCAGTAATTTATCAAGGTCTTTTTTACTTCGCGACGCTCCTCCCAGCCACTTCATCATTTCATCATACAACACCGGAGAGGAAATATATATGGCCTCCTGCAACAGCGTGTCTGTATATATCTCCTTTAACAAGGCCTCCAATCTGGTTTTATCTTCCGCGATTGTTTTGTTTAACCGGAAGAGATGAGCCACCGGCAATAAAGGCGTACGTAACAAATAAAAATCCGCTCCGGAAATTCCCGGTTGATCTCTCTTCTCATCTTTCATATGTAAAAATTATTATTAAGATCCAGGTTGATTCAACAGTAATATGGAATCCCACTTGTTTAAATCCGGTCTGATGCAGTTAATCAGCGTCAGACCAATACCAGCCAGTCCTGTTAATACACCGAAATGATTGAGGATAATTGTTTCATCCGCTACAATTTCTTTAGACATTTCAAGCTCACTAAAGTGGTCAAGCATCTTATTAGTATTAGCAATGGTGGCTTTCAGCCAATAATCAGCGGCTGTCAATATTTCCGGGTCGTTGTTATATTGCAGAATACGATTGAACTGATACAGTATACCGCTGGTACCATGACAAAAACATGGATCATGGTAATCCAGCGTCTTATCCCACATGACTTTACTGTTATGTAGTCTTCTTACTGCCACCTTTCGCATCACCAGACCTGCCTTGCAGACATATGCAGGCTCGTTCAGCCCAACAGCAGCATTATATAACATGGAAACAATGCCCAGATCTCCGTAACACCAAGCAAGGCGGCTCTCTGCCATATCCGTTTCCGGTCCTTCTCCACTGGCCATAGCAGGGAAACTTGTCAATCCACGCTGAGTCTCTTTGGATAAAACCCATGCAATGGCATTGCGAATAAGATCCTTTGTTGTGTCAGTAGGATAATGTTTATCCAGGTATATCAAAAAATTTACAATGCCAGGTATACCATGCGCCAACCCGAGGTTGGCTTTATGCTGAATCCCTGGCTGCCAGTCCTCCCACCAGACTTCACCATTGCCGGTAATTTTTTTGTTGTTACTGAACCATTGTAATATCTGTTCATAGTACTGATGATTGCCGGGATTATCTTCCTCCAGCAAGTAAATGGCAGAACCAATAAACCCGTATAAAAGATCATAGTTGCCCACCTCCAGCTGTATTGATAATGCGTCGATAATATATGGTTCAATATCTTCAAGAGCCGCCACCGAATCTGAGGTCAGCAAATCCAGCCTGATCAGGTGTTTTATCAACCAGGCAGGCCCACAAAAACCACCCCCCAGGCCATTAGCCTGATTAAGCGATGATATTGCTTCCAGGGATTTTTCCAGGAAACCCATCGCAGTATGATAATGGCGCTCATTCTGTGTAAGCCGGGTATAGTATGCGAAAAAAAGTGCGATGCCAGCATTTCCTTTCATAAGACCGCAATGATTCATTTCAGCAGCATCATCGAAAAAAGTGCTCATACGTACCAGCAACGCTTCTATTTCAACTCTTAATTCTTTTGTGACATAAGAATACATAAGCATGATTTTACCGGATCAACGGCCTGTTATAATGATACCAGAAATCTTTATCTGCCGCGGCACGGTATAGGTTTTCCATCCGCGCTGGCAATCCGGTACTTTTCACATCTGTTGTTTGTACACTATTTACAAATAATAACATATGCGCATTCAGCCTGATATCACGCTGCAATTTCAGGTTGAATCCTTTGTAATTCCAGTACATATGGCCATAATGCAGGCTGTAACGGCCATCTTCCTTTCGTTGATAAATATTGACAGTTCTGATAGCCTCATCATGGAGAATGGTATTTCCGATGGGCACATTTCGTCCTCGCGCAGAGAACTCTTCAGAGAGCTGATTGAGCCTGCCTGTATCCCGATTCCAGGTCATATCTGTTTTCAGAATAGCCATATCGGATTCCTGAATGTAAATAGTACCATAAAAATCACTGACATAATGTATTCCCACCAGGGCAGCATTAGCCCTTTTGGCTGTAATACCTACAACAATTATCCTGGAGCTGTCAGTATAGATGATGGAGTCAAGACTGACACGTAGCCTGTTTATCTTATGAGCATTCAGTACCGGACATGATTTAACCGCATCCAACATATTCGACCATATAGAGGTACCCTGAAACGGCACAAAATATTTTCCACCTGATCTGTCTGCCTGTATTATATTCGCTTTACGCACGGTTGATTTGTAACGGGATTTACTGCTGTAACCATTCTTTGCCATCATATCTGCAATATATTCCTGATCACTTACGACAGAATCATTCAGGGATGCCAGCATATGTACATATACATCCATCATCATATCATCCTGAATAAAATTGCCAGACATGGCCTTGACTGCTGCTTTCAGCACCTTCTCTGCATTGATCTTTCTTTGGCTTACCACTACTTCACCCAGGTTATAATAACCGGGCATTAGACTAACGGTATGAACAATGGATAATTTTTCAACTGTGGTTTTAAAGGTATTATATCCTATAGAAGAAATGATGATAGTATCCTTCGGATCACAGGCAAACCTACACGCCGCCAATCCTGTTTCACTGGTAAAATTTGCTTCCCCGGTCCTTGTTACCCTGATGGTCGCAAAAGGAACGGGTATTCCCGATTTACCGTCAACTACCTTTATCTTTAACAGCGAAGCCGCAGCAGTATCAACGGATATTTGATTACCCGGATCATT
Encoded proteins:
- a CDS encoding lanthionine synthetase C family protein, with translation MYSYVTKELRVEIEALLVRMSTFFDDAAEMNHCGLMKGNAGIALFFAYYTRLTQNERHYHTAMGFLEKSLEAISSLNQANGLGGGFCGPAWLIKHLIRLDLLTSDSVAALEDIEPYIIDALSIQLEVGNYDLLYGFIGSAIYLLEEDNPGNHQYYEQILQWFSNNKKITGNGEVWWEDWQPGIQHKANLGLAHGIPGIVNFLIYLDKHYPTDTTKDLIRNAIAWVLSKETQRGLTSFPAMASGEGPETDMAESRLAWCYGDLGIVSMLYNAAVGLNEPAYVCKAGLVMRKVAVRRLHNSKVMWDKTLDYHDPCFCHGTSGILYQFNRILQYNNDPEILTAADYWLKATIANTNKMLDHFSELEMSKEIVADETIILNHFGVLTGLAGIGLTLINCIRPDLNKWDSILLLNQPGS